A stretch of the Pseudalkalibacillus hwajinpoensis genome encodes the following:
- the rbsC gene encoding ribose ABC transporter permease RbsC produces MNNALKTNHVGNIMQKLGPLLGLLVLVVTVSIMNPSFLEPLNLLNLLRQVAINALIAYGMTFVILTGGIDLSVGSILALSSALMAGMMVSGIDPILAILIGSLLGALMGMVNGLLITKGKMAPFIATLATMTMFRGLTLVYTDGNPITGLGDSYAFQLFGRGYFLGIPVPAITMLLSFAVLWIILHKTPFGRKTYAIGGNEKAALISGIKVDKIKVMIYSLAGLLSALAGAILTSRLNSAQPTAGTSYELDAIAAVVLGGTSLSGGRGLIVGTLIGALIIGTLNNGLNLLGVSSFFQMVVKGIVIIIAVLIDRKKAA; encoded by the coding sequence ATGAATAATGCGCTAAAAACAAACCATGTTGGGAATATCATGCAGAAGCTTGGACCGCTATTAGGCTTACTCGTTTTAGTTGTAACCGTTTCCATCATGAACCCGAGTTTTTTAGAACCACTGAACCTATTGAATTTACTTAGACAAGTAGCGATCAATGCTTTAATTGCTTATGGTATGACATTTGTTATTTTAACAGGTGGGATTGATTTATCTGTTGGTTCGATTCTAGCGCTATCAAGTGCGCTTATGGCAGGGATGATGGTATCCGGAATTGATCCGATTCTAGCTATTCTCATTGGTTCATTGCTTGGTGCTTTAATGGGTATGGTTAACGGACTATTGATTACAAAGGGAAAGATGGCACCATTTATTGCAACGCTTGCAACGATGACGATGTTCAGAGGGTTAACGCTAGTGTACACGGATGGAAATCCGATTACAGGTCTTGGCGATAGCTATGCTTTCCAACTTTTTGGAAGAGGTTATTTCCTCGGTATTCCGGTTCCAGCGATTACGATGCTGCTTTCTTTCGCAGTGCTTTGGATTATCCTTCATAAAACACCATTCGGAAGAAAAACTTATGCCATTGGTGGTAATGAGAAAGCTGCCCTTATTTCAGGCATTAAAGTCGATAAAATTAAAGTGATGATCTATTCACTTGCAGGTCTACTGTCAGCTCTTGCGGGGGCAATTCTAACGTCTAGATTGAATTCAGCACAACCGACGGCAGGTACATCTTATGAGCTTGATGCCATTGCGGCCGTAGTATTAGGGGGAACAAGCCTTTCCGGAGGACGAGGATTAATTGTTGGTACGTTAATCGGTGCCTTAATTATCGGTACGTTAAACAATGGTTTAAATCTACTTGGAGTATCTTCATTCTTCCAGATGGTTGTTAAGGGTATTGTTATTATCATTGCTGTGCTAATTGATCGTAAAAAAGCAGCTTAG
- a CDS encoding aldo/keto reductase: MKVAKVQIGKSGLQANPIGLGTNAVGGHNIYPNLNEETGKDLVRAALDNGINLLDTAYIYGPERSEELVGQVIKERGSRDDIVLATKGAHEFKGEEVILNNSPAFLKQSVENSLNRLQTDYIDLFYIHFPDEDTPKAEAVGALKELKDQGKIKSIGVSNFNLEQLKEANKDGYVDVLQSHYNLFHREAEEDLLPYTAEQGISFVPYFPLASGLLAGKYDENTTFDDIRAKDPLFQGEAFKENLRKVDQVREMANAKGVEVPHMVLAWYLTRDSIDVLIPGAKRQEQVVDNLKTLDVKLTSEEVQRIDQIFK; the protein is encoded by the coding sequence ATGAAAGTGGCAAAAGTACAAATTGGAAAATCAGGTTTACAAGCAAATCCGATCGGATTAGGTACGAACGCGGTTGGTGGACATAACATTTATCCGAACTTAAATGAAGAAACTGGGAAAGATCTCGTAAGGGCAGCACTTGATAATGGAATTAACTTACTTGATACAGCCTATATATATGGACCAGAGCGTTCAGAAGAGCTCGTTGGTCAAGTTATTAAAGAGCGAGGCAGTCGCGACGATATCGTCCTCGCTACGAAAGGGGCTCATGAATTTAAGGGTGAAGAGGTTATTTTAAATAATTCACCAGCCTTCTTGAAGCAATCAGTTGAGAATAGCTTGAATCGCCTCCAAACAGATTACATCGATTTATTTTACATTCATTTTCCTGACGAAGATACTCCGAAAGCCGAAGCAGTAGGAGCTCTAAAGGAATTGAAAGATCAAGGCAAAATTAAATCAATTGGTGTATCTAACTTCAACTTGGAGCAGTTGAAAGAAGCGAATAAAGATGGATATGTTGATGTTCTTCAGAGTCACTATAACTTATTCCATCGCGAAGCTGAGGAGGATCTCCTTCCTTATACGGCAGAACAGGGCATTTCTTTTGTTCCATATTTTCCACTTGCCTCAGGACTTCTAGCTGGTAAGTATGATGAGAATACAACCTTTGATGATATTCGTGCTAAGGATCCTTTATTCCAGGGTGAGGCATTTAAAGAGAATCTTAGAAAGGTTGACCAGGTTCGCGAAATGGCAAACGCAAAAGGCGTTGAGGTTCCTCATATGGTGCTGGCATGGTACTTAACTCGTGATAGCATTGATGTCCTGATACCAGGAGCCAAACGTCAAGAGCAGGTCGTTGATAACTTAAAAACGCTTGATGTGAAGTTAACGAGTGAAGAAGTACAGCGAATCGATCAAATTTTTAAGTAA
- a CDS encoding sugar ABC transporter ATP-binding protein, which yields MQISMKEIHKAFGANKVLEGVNIDIQDAEVHALMGENGAGKSTLMNILTGLHKKDSGTIVIDGQERVFDNPKEAEENGVAFIHQELNIWPELTVLENLFINKEPVTSLGLIHTKKMKAIANEQFKKLAISIPLQQEAGKCSVGQQQMIEIAKALMTDAKVIIMDEPTAALTEREIQTLFQVIRSLKKSGVSIVYISHRMEEIFTICDSITVMRDGKTVDTKPIPETSFDEVVRKMVGRELTDRFPERSPKLGETMLEVKGLSRKGVFENVSFSVRSGEIVGVSGLMGAGRTEIMRTIFGLDGKYTGDILLNGKQVVIKSPHQAVQLGLGFITEDRKEEGLVLDFSLKDNIALPSLYSFAPKGLINEKSEEDFVELLIKRLTIKTESAKTSAKNLSGGNQQKVVIAKWIGIGPKVLILDEPTRGVDVGAKREIYQLMNELTDRGVAIIMVSSELPEVLGMSDRILVFREGHMTGEVSKEEATQEKIMTLATGGQEDE from the coding sequence ATGCAAATTAGCATGAAGGAAATTCATAAAGCATTTGGCGCAAATAAAGTACTTGAAGGTGTGAACATTGACATCCAGGATGCCGAAGTTCATGCGCTTATGGGAGAGAATGGAGCAGGGAAATCGACGCTCATGAACATTCTCACAGGACTTCATAAGAAAGACAGCGGAACAATCGTAATAGATGGACAAGAACGCGTTTTTGATAACCCAAAAGAAGCAGAAGAAAACGGTGTCGCTTTTATTCATCAAGAGCTGAACATTTGGCCAGAGTTAACGGTGTTGGAGAACTTATTCATCAATAAGGAACCGGTTACATCTTTGGGACTCATTCATACGAAAAAAATGAAAGCGATTGCGAATGAGCAATTTAAGAAGTTAGCTATCTCGATTCCTCTTCAGCAGGAAGCTGGGAAATGCTCGGTTGGGCAACAGCAAATGATTGAAATTGCCAAAGCGTTAATGACAGATGCAAAAGTAATTATCATGGATGAGCCGACTGCAGCGTTAACAGAACGCGAAATACAAACGTTGTTCCAGGTTATTCGGTCTCTAAAGAAAAGCGGTGTTTCCATCGTCTACATTTCTCACAGAATGGAAGAGATTTTCACCATTTGTGACAGCATTACGGTTATGCGAGATGGAAAAACAGTCGATACAAAGCCTATTCCAGAAACGAGCTTTGACGAGGTTGTTCGCAAAATGGTGGGGCGAGAATTAACGGATCGTTTCCCTGAACGGTCACCTAAGCTTGGAGAAACGATGTTGGAAGTAAAGGGTTTATCCAGAAAAGGTGTGTTTGAGAATGTTAGTTTCTCAGTAAGATCAGGGGAAATTGTTGGTGTATCCGGACTAATGGGTGCAGGAAGAACGGAAATCATGCGTACCATTTTTGGACTCGATGGGAAATACACTGGTGACATTCTACTGAATGGCAAACAAGTTGTTATTAAAAGTCCCCACCAGGCTGTTCAGTTGGGGCTAGGTTTTATTACGGAGGATCGGAAAGAAGAAGGTCTTGTGCTCGATTTCTCGCTAAAAGATAACATTGCTTTACCAAGTCTCTATAGCTTCGCACCAAAAGGGTTAATCAATGAGAAGAGTGAAGAAGATTTCGTGGAGCTGTTGATTAAACGACTAACGATTAAGACGGAGTCAGCTAAAACAAGTGCCAAAAACCTTTCTGGAGGTAACCAGCAAAAAGTAGTTATTGCGAAATGGATTGGTATCGGTCCAAAAGTCCTCATTCTTGATGAACCAACTCGAGGCGTTGACGTCGGCGCCAAACGAGAAATCTATCAGTTAATGAATGAGTTAACCGATCGAGGAGTGGCGATTATCATGGTTTCCTCAGAGTTACCTGAAGTGCTCGGAATGAGCGATCGCATTCTTGTTTTCCGTGAAGGTCATATGACTGGTGAAGTATCAAAAGAAGAAGCAACGCAAGAGAAAATAATGACGCTGGCAACAGGAGGTCAAGAAGATGAATAA
- a CDS encoding NUDIX hydrolase codes for MIKVKALGLLFREDQILVEVFYGKHSNGLGGYYRPLGGNIKVGELSNETVVREFKEELGIDIKVEKYITCLENRFQIDQKWTHEVIQLYTVSFIDETHYLKERFSFIEQEAAAQWLAVEDILNDKEYCYPNGLDHVLNQLR; via the coding sequence GTGATTAAAGTGAAAGCGCTCGGCCTTCTATTTAGAGAAGATCAGATTCTTGTTGAAGTTTTTTATGGAAAGCATTCAAATGGTTTAGGAGGTTATTATCGTCCATTAGGTGGGAATATAAAGGTAGGAGAGCTCTCCAATGAAACGGTTGTGAGAGAATTTAAAGAAGAGCTAGGTATCGATATAAAAGTGGAGAAATACATAACTTGTCTCGAAAATAGATTTCAAATCGATCAGAAATGGACTCATGAAGTGATTCAATTGTATACGGTTTCGTTTATAGATGAGACTCATTATTTGAAAGAAAGATTTTCCTTTATCGAACAAGAAGCCGCGGCACAATGGCTAGCGGTCGAAGACATACTGAATGATAAAGAATACTGTTATCCTAACGGATTAGACCATGTGTTGAATCAGTTGAGATAG
- a CDS encoding PadR family transcriptional regulator — protein MDNKILRKLFLGFIQIHILHHAKEEPIYGTWMLEELREHGYEMSSGTLYPILHSMEKDELLTKAESNVNGKIRKYYRTTDKGELVLAEAQSKAYELFKEIKD, from the coding sequence TTGGATAATAAAATTCTACGAAAGCTTTTTCTAGGCTTCATTCAAATCCATATTCTCCATCATGCAAAGGAAGAACCGATATATGGAACGTGGATGCTTGAAGAACTGCGTGAACATGGCTATGAAATGAGCTCAGGGACCTTATATCCGATCCTTCACAGTATGGAGAAGGACGAACTGCTGACCAAAGCAGAAAGCAACGTAAATGGGAAAATTCGAAAATACTATCGCACGACCGATAAAGGTGAACTGGTCTTAGCAGAAGCTCAATCAAAAGCCTATGAGCTATTTAAAGAAATTAAAGACTAA
- the chrA gene encoding chromate efflux transporter — protein sequence MPGKHSFKTFIEILLVSSRLGFTSFGGPVAHLSYFKDEYVDRKKWLDDKMYADIIALCQFLPGPASSQVGIAIGMMRGGILGGFLCWFGFTMPSILILVIFAMLYQTFSLGDGTFIHSLKIVAAAVVLHAIIGLGKKLTPDRTRIAIALAAALIMLLYPSAWMQLLIIVGAGLLGLRLFNDKTESNLKPFPVSLSKKVGVCALILLVTLLIALPILNSFTDNALLHLFDMFFRVGALVFGGGHVVLPMIERQIVPQGLLSADQFLAGYGMAQAVPGPLFTFASYLGTMLEGITGAIVVTVAIFLPSFLLITAALPFLNELRKRASFQKILIGVNASVVGILLAAFYDPVFKSAIIKGEDFALAAILFALLSIWKLPAWMIVLIGVIGGYVIQLIS from the coding sequence ATGCCTGGTAAACATAGCTTCAAAACATTTATTGAAATACTTCTTGTATCATCGCGACTTGGTTTTACTTCATTCGGAGGACCAGTTGCTCACCTTTCCTATTTTAAAGATGAATATGTCGATCGAAAAAAGTGGCTTGATGATAAAATGTACGCTGACATCATTGCACTTTGTCAATTTTTGCCTGGTCCCGCTAGTAGTCAAGTAGGAATCGCAATTGGAATGATGCGCGGCGGGATACTCGGTGGCTTTCTATGCTGGTTTGGCTTCACGATGCCATCCATCCTTATTCTTGTCATCTTCGCCATGCTTTATCAAACCTTCTCACTCGGAGATGGGACATTTATTCATAGTTTAAAAATTGTCGCGGCTGCTGTCGTTCTACATGCCATCATTGGCCTAGGAAAGAAACTCACACCTGACCGAACGAGAATCGCGATCGCATTAGCGGCAGCACTCATTATGCTCCTCTACCCCTCAGCATGGATGCAACTACTTATTATCGTAGGCGCTGGACTGCTTGGGTTACGTCTTTTCAATGATAAGACAGAATCTAACTTAAAACCGTTTCCTGTTTCTTTATCAAAAAAAGTTGGTGTATGTGCGCTTATCCTTTTAGTAACGCTTTTAATCGCTTTGCCTATACTCAACAGCTTTACCGATAACGCCCTGCTTCATTTATTTGACATGTTCTTTCGAGTAGGAGCACTTGTATTCGGAGGTGGCCATGTTGTGCTTCCGATGATCGAACGCCAAATTGTTCCCCAGGGACTCCTCTCAGCTGATCAATTTCTAGCTGGTTATGGAATGGCCCAGGCTGTTCCAGGCCCACTGTTTACGTTCGCTAGCTACCTGGGTACGATGCTCGAAGGTATTACAGGTGCTATTGTCGTCACAGTGGCGATTTTCTTACCGTCTTTCCTATTGATCACGGCAGCACTCCCTTTTCTAAACGAGTTACGAAAACGCGCTTCTTTCCAAAAAATATTAATCGGAGTGAACGCGAGCGTTGTTGGAATACTATTGGCTGCCTTTTATGATCCCGTTTTCAAAAGTGCCATAATAAAAGGAGAAGACTTTGCCCTTGCAGCGATTTTATTCGCTCTCCTTTCAATTTGGAAACTCCCAGCATGGATGATCGTTTTAATCGGAGTTATCGGTGGTTATGTGATTCAGCTTATAAGTTAA
- a CDS encoding MDR family MFS transporter — translation MEEKQTYEFLADDPNFNVKPVMISLIIGAFFAILNETLLNIALTTLMEKFSVTPATVQWMATGFLLVMGILTPISALLLQSFTTRQMFIGTMTVFTIGTLICAIAPTFGVLLSGRLLQAVGTGLLIPIIFNTFLLIFPPERRGTVMGTVGLVIMFAPAIGPTLSGIIVDQLGWRYLFITVIPFALFSIAFGYKFLKNVGEVTKPKVDVLSILLSTIGFGGIVLAFSFAGEGEVGYLAPQVFYPLVIGVISLVIFVIRQLKIEEPMLDVRVFKYPMFTVAVLLFIIIIMAMFSSEIILPMYMQGPLALSPQTAGLILLPGALLNGLMSPVMGKLFDKFGPRKLIIPATFVLVGVMFTFSKLGINTSITLIVVTYILLMLSISAIMMPAQTNGLNGLPKKLYPHGTAIMNTLQPVSGAIGVSVFISIMTTRQQTYLDNASNPANPQTISESLVSGVELVYLVAFGFAIVGFLVALFIRKALPEDKTGQPEAQAVNE, via the coding sequence ATGGAGGAAAAACAAACATACGAATTTTTGGCTGACGATCCGAATTTCAACGTCAAACCAGTCATGATCTCTCTTATTATCGGAGCGTTTTTTGCCATCTTAAATGAAACACTATTGAATATCGCGTTAACCACTTTAATGGAGAAATTTAGTGTAACGCCTGCCACAGTTCAATGGATGGCTACTGGATTCTTGCTAGTGATGGGGATATTAACTCCGATCTCGGCTCTTCTTCTTCAGTCGTTTACAACGAGACAGATGTTTATCGGTACGATGACCGTATTTACAATAGGAACGCTCATATGTGCGATCGCGCCAACTTTCGGAGTTCTCTTAAGCGGACGACTTTTACAAGCAGTTGGTACTGGATTATTAATTCCAATTATTTTTAACACCTTTCTTCTTATATTCCCGCCAGAACGACGCGGTACTGTAATGGGGACAGTAGGGCTTGTTATTATGTTTGCTCCTGCAATTGGGCCAACTCTTTCAGGCATTATCGTCGATCAGCTCGGCTGGCGTTATCTCTTTATTACGGTTATTCCTTTTGCGTTATTTTCAATCGCATTTGGATATAAATTCCTGAAAAATGTTGGAGAGGTAACAAAGCCAAAAGTAGATGTGCTTTCCATCCTTTTATCTACTATTGGATTTGGGGGAATTGTTCTAGCGTTTAGCTTTGCCGGAGAGGGAGAGGTTGGCTATTTAGCACCACAAGTCTTTTATCCTCTCGTTATTGGAGTTATCTCCCTCGTTATTTTTGTGATCAGGCAGCTGAAAATAGAAGAGCCGATGCTGGATGTGCGGGTTTTTAAATATCCGATGTTCACTGTAGCCGTATTATTGTTTATCATTATCATTATGGCCATGTTCTCATCAGAAATTATCCTTCCGATGTACATGCAAGGACCGCTAGCATTATCTCCTCAAACGGCAGGGTTGATTCTCCTTCCGGGAGCGCTGTTAAATGGATTGATGTCACCGGTGATGGGGAAATTATTTGATAAGTTTGGTCCAAGAAAACTAATTATCCCAGCAACGTTTGTCCTTGTTGGTGTGATGTTTACATTTAGTAAGTTAGGGATAAATACATCGATTACGTTAATCGTTGTAACTTACATCTTACTCATGCTATCGATTTCAGCGATCATGATGCCAGCTCAAACGAATGGATTAAATGGTCTTCCGAAAAAACTCTATCCGCATGGCACGGCCATTATGAACACGCTCCAACCTGTTTCAGGAGCGATCGGTGTCTCTGTATTCATTAGTATCATGACAACACGACAACAGACTTATCTCGATAATGCTTCAAACCCAGCAAACCCACAAACCATTAGCGAGTCACTCGTATCAGGAGTTGAACTTGTCTATCTTGTAGCATTTGGTTTTGCTATAGTCGGTTTCTTAGTGGCTCTCTTTATTCGAAAAGCTTTACCTGAAGATAAAACAGGTCAACCTGAAGCACAAGCTGTTAATGAATAA
- a CDS encoding Na-translocating system protein MpsC family protein: MERKSNEAEIASYVGKLLRDNFGKGPASVYVSIQEPYMTIYFRDFLAPMERVLVDQKEDMRVEETRDLLMQGLLPEIKASIRVMADLEIELFYHDWSLHNRSGIIIGVMKDVNSFEGRELEGYKEKEQVHDEIIRVSKLAEKAPENVDSCKLNDRTLVVLREGILVRIEKELIRDGFEEELKLTKRRLEKGLLHDHQFESILSAKVEDIFVDWDFNLDKSYIIIIMKPN; this comes from the coding sequence ATGGAACGTAAATCAAATGAAGCTGAGATTGCAAGCTATGTTGGCAAACTGTTAAGAGATAATTTTGGAAAAGGGCCAGCGTCCGTTTATGTGTCGATACAAGAGCCTTATATGACAATCTATTTTCGTGACTTTCTAGCACCAATGGAACGTGTTCTAGTCGATCAGAAAGAAGATATGCGTGTTGAAGAAACAAGAGATCTTCTCATGCAGGGATTACTACCTGAGATTAAGGCGTCCATCCGCGTGATGGCAGATCTTGAAATCGAGTTATTCTACCATGATTGGTCGCTTCATAACCGATCAGGCATCATTATTGGTGTGATGAAAGACGTAAATTCATTTGAAGGACGCGAACTTGAAGGATACAAAGAAAAAGAACAAGTTCATGATGAGATCATTCGCGTTAGTAAGCTTGCAGAAAAAGCGCCTGAAAACGTAGACTCTTGTAAGCTGAATGATCGTACGTTAGTTGTTCTTCGTGAAGGTATTCTCGTTCGGATTGAAAAAGAGTTAATTCGCGATGGTTTTGAAGAGGAACTAAAGCTAACAAAAAGGCGGCTTGAAAAAGGGTTGCTTCATGATCATCAATTCGAATCGATTCTTTCCGCAAAAGTGGAGGATATCTTTGTAGACTGGGATTTTAATTTAGATAAAAGCTACATTATAATTATTATGAAACCAAATTAA
- a CDS encoding phosphotransferase enzyme family protein: protein MEAWIEAMFSQTFVDEAIDRFGIQKIGVKKLGDFENYVFEVEEKNTSWILRFTHSSHRTIEEVKSELVWVNHLYDEGAHVARAYPSKYNKMIEIFSSENGQFFACLFNKVPGRAVKVDDPIFGSPLFEAWGKEIGKLHDISMRNQVSVKRQRWDAGDLLQFDRYLSKTEDARIIIEGKRLIEEIQTFHETGKTFGLIHSDVHYGNFHFDGKSIHLFDFDDSMYHYYISDIAIPVYYAVWQKCGTASLTERSTFATEFLSSFLKGYREEVHVSDEWLKTIPYFLRLRDFELYTVFHKKFDVELMSVKEKGMLDGIRSRLMRSEIIAKPAFEELKNRIENT from the coding sequence ATGGAAGCGTGGATTGAAGCAATGTTCTCCCAAACGTTTGTCGATGAAGCGATTGATCGGTTTGGTATTCAGAAGATAGGTGTGAAAAAGCTAGGGGATTTCGAAAACTATGTCTTTGAAGTAGAAGAAAAAAACACCTCCTGGATCCTTCGCTTTACTCATAGCTCACATCGCACAATAGAAGAAGTGAAGTCGGAACTCGTATGGGTCAATCATTTATACGATGAAGGCGCTCATGTAGCGCGCGCTTATCCTTCAAAATACAATAAAATGATTGAGATCTTTTCGTCAGAAAATGGGCAGTTCTTTGCCTGTCTATTTAATAAAGTACCGGGAAGAGCGGTTAAAGTTGATGATCCTATATTTGGATCTCCCTTGTTCGAAGCATGGGGAAAGGAAATTGGGAAACTGCACGACATTTCGATGAGAAATCAGGTTTCAGTTAAGAGACAGAGGTGGGATGCAGGTGACCTGCTTCAATTCGATCGGTATCTTTCAAAAACAGAGGATGCCCGAATTATTATAGAAGGTAAAAGATTAATCGAAGAGATACAGACCTTTCATGAAACGGGAAAAACGTTTGGTCTCATTCACTCAGATGTCCATTATGGCAATTTTCATTTTGATGGTAAGAGTATTCATCTATTCGATTTCGACGATAGTATGTATCACTACTATATTAGTGATATTGCGATCCCTGTTTATTATGCTGTCTGGCAAAAGTGTGGAACAGCTTCGCTTACGGAGCGTTCAACCTTTGCGACAGAATTTTTAAGTTCATTTTTGAAAGGATATCGAGAAGAAGTTCACGTCTCAGACGAGTGGCTCAAGACCATTCCTTACTTCCTGCGATTAAGAGACTTTGAGCTTTATACTGTGTTTCATAAAAAGTTTGATGTTGAACTGATGAGTGTAAAGGAGAAAGGGATGTTGGATGGCATTCGTTCGCGTTTGATGCGATCCGAAATAATAGCGAAACCAGCTTTTGAAGAATTAAAAAACCGTATTGAAAACACGTAG
- a CDS encoding protein phosphatase 2C domain-containing protein yields the protein MLRKRAGVILIENNQIALIERKRNGKVYYVIPGGGIETNETPEQAARREAVEELGVEVHLSELYCTLQDREDYYYKASIMQGDFGSGTGDEFTTADHRRGTYKAVWVSLAKLKTLNVYPEELVQSLEINMGETEQLEKNSRKGKHLRWVGSEKAYLDEPSCSQVGRVHVGRFGGNSSAGQTKNEDGSLVWNGGDWELAMVLDAHKTASSAALILDEFERNRSIISSIIAKETREAMSELQPAVLALFQDEDFKQKCREVEGETACLLVVRKSKYLWWFSVGDCLLFLMHADLEGLGEAVQNHRSFYEWVGEVNTFDTIVPCFSTGTKELRKGINRIFLTTDGLLECPGSNFHQPVEVTDRLKGDLIKEDIHRLLEEIKNKKVRDSTTILAWDINIVEDGLMPSDQ from the coding sequence GTGTTAAGAAAAAGAGCGGGAGTTATTCTTATCGAGAATAATCAGATCGCGTTAATAGAGCGAAAGCGAAATGGAAAAGTATATTATGTGATTCCAGGCGGCGGGATTGAGACTAACGAAACGCCTGAACAAGCTGCAAGAAGAGAAGCTGTTGAAGAGCTTGGGGTAGAGGTACATCTGTCAGAGCTATACTGTACCCTTCAGGATAGAGAAGATTATTACTATAAGGCTAGTATCATGCAAGGGGATTTTGGAAGCGGAACAGGGGATGAATTTACGACGGCTGATCATCGTCGAGGAACGTATAAGGCTGTTTGGGTATCGTTAGCTAAATTAAAGACTTTGAATGTATATCCGGAAGAACTGGTCCAATCTCTTGAAATCAATATGGGTGAGACGGAGCAACTTGAGAAAAACAGTAGGAAAGGAAAGCATTTACGATGGGTAGGTAGTGAGAAAGCATATCTAGATGAGCCATCGTGTTCTCAGGTTGGGCGCGTTCATGTCGGGCGATTTGGTGGAAATTCATCAGCTGGCCAAACGAAGAACGAAGATGGATCTCTTGTTTGGAATGGCGGTGATTGGGAATTAGCCATGGTTTTAGATGCGCATAAAACCGCCAGTAGTGCAGCGCTTATTCTAGATGAGTTTGAGCGAAACCGTTCGATTATCTCAAGCATTATAGCCAAAGAAACGAGAGAAGCGATGAGTGAATTGCAGCCAGCAGTCTTAGCGCTTTTCCAAGATGAAGACTTTAAACAAAAATGCAGGGAAGTAGAAGGAGAAACGGCATGCTTGCTCGTTGTTAGAAAAAGCAAGTATTTATGGTGGTTCTCAGTTGGTGATTGTTTGTTGTTTCTAATGCACGCAGATTTAGAGGGGCTTGGGGAAGCGGTTCAAAACCATCGCAGTTTCTATGAGTGGGTTGGTGAAGTGAACACCTTTGATACAATCGTTCCATGCTTTAGCACAGGAACAAAGGAGCTGAGAAAAGGTATAAATCGTATCTTTTTAACAACGGATGGACTACTTGAATGTCCGGGTTCGAATTTTCATCAACCAGTGGAAGTGACCGATCGATTGAAGGGCGATTTAATTAAGGAGGATATCCATAGGTTATTAGAGGAAATAAAGAATAAGAAAGTAAGAGACAGTACGACGATTTTAGCGTGGGACATTAATATAGTTGAAGATGGTTTGATGCCAAGTGATCAATAA
- the rbsB gene encoding ribose ABC transporter substrate-binding protein RbsB, giving the protein MKKLLPLLLSLSLLVLGACSLQPPEWAKPSQETDIEDIKIGLSVSTLNNPFFVSMKDGVEAEAKENGMDVVVVDAQNDAAKQINDVEDLIQQGVDVLLINPTDSAAISTAVQSANSLGIPVVTLDRSAEKGDVATLVSSDNEKGGEMAGEFLVEQLGEGAKVAELEGVPGASATRERGQGFHNIADEKLDVVAKQTANFDRTEGLNTMENLLQGNPDIKAVFAHNDEMALGAIQAIQSSGKDVLVVGFDGNEDAINSIKDGKLSATVAQQPEEIGSLAVQAGVDVLKGNEVDETIPVPLKLVTEETE; this is encoded by the coding sequence ATGAAAAAGCTATTGCCACTTCTGCTTAGTTTGTCACTGCTTGTGCTTGGAGCGTGTTCGCTTCAGCCACCTGAATGGGCCAAACCGAGTCAGGAAACGGATATAGAAGATATTAAAATTGGTTTATCTGTTTCAACGTTAAATAATCCATTTTTCGTTTCGATGAAAGATGGCGTCGAAGCAGAAGCAAAGGAAAATGGAATGGATGTTGTTGTTGTCGATGCGCAAAATGATGCGGCAAAACAGATTAACGATGTAGAAGACCTTATTCAACAAGGAGTCGACGTTCTATTAATTAATCCAACTGACTCAGCTGCGATTTCAACAGCTGTACAATCAGCGAATAGCCTCGGTATTCCCGTCGTTACTCTTGATCGCTCAGCTGAAAAAGGTGATGTGGCGACTTTAGTATCCTCTGATAATGAAAAAGGAGGAGAGATGGCTGGAGAGTTTCTTGTTGAACAGCTGGGTGAAGGCGCTAAAGTAGCTGAGCTTGAAGGTGTACCGGGTGCTTCCGCTACTCGTGAACGTGGTCAAGGATTCCATAATATTGCGGATGAAAAGCTTGATGTTGTGGCAAAACAAACAGCGAACTTCGATCGTACGGAAGGGTTAAATACGATGGAAAACTTGCTTCAGGGTAATCCGGATATTAAAGCCGTTTTTGCTCATAACGATGAGATGGCGCTAGGCGCTATTCAGGCAATCCAAAGTTCAGGTAAAGATGTTCTAGTTGTTGGATTTGATGGAAACGAAGATGCGATTAATAGCATTAAAGATGGTAAGCTATCTGCAACAGTGGCACAGCAACCTGAAGAGATCGGTTCTCTTGCTGTTCAGGCAGGCGTCGATGTACTAAAAGGAAACGAAGTAGACGAAACGATACCAGTGCCTTTGAAACTTGTTACAGAAGAGACAGAATAA